In Lycorma delicatula isolate Av1 chromosome 10, ASM4794821v1, whole genome shotgun sequence, a genomic segment contains:
- the LOC142331724 gene encoding uncharacterized protein LOC142331724 — MLTNNGPTTAPTTGAKAEPILLKAGLILRPPFSVAANNDGNVCGCSSSLRGCTGRSHKKTIYCIGYRDSTSGKFRHIFPFNISPHTKTTVSYECHLDFRRASFDIVQQ, encoded by the exons ATGTTGACCAATAATGGACCTACAACAGCGCCGACCACTGGAGCTAAAGCGGAACCAATTTTACTTAAAGCTGGGTTGATCCTAAGACCACCATTTTCAGTTGCGGCTAATAATGATGGAAACGTCTGCGGTTGTTCGTCATCGCTACGTGGTTGTACAG GTAGATCTCATAAGAAAACTATCTATTGTattgggtaccgtgattcgacttccggaaaatttcgacatatcttcccgtttAACATCTCCCCACACACCAAAACAACCGTCAGTTATGAATGTCATCTTGATTTCCGCAGAGCTTCATTTGATATTGTGCAACAGTAA